A single window of Candidatus Falkowbacteria bacterium DNA harbors:
- a CDS encoding glycosyltransferase family 2 protein, translating into MKKVGIVLVNYKDYVNRYLAECQTSIEGQTYDSQFVNVYIVDNATSQESRLFISKAYPTAKILPRYDGNYAAANNVGIKQALLDDCEYVVIANMDTKFGKDWLNELVKAAENDSQIGVVQSKIFLYPETEAEWKQPKINSVGNKLHYLGFGFTDGYGEVDRPNDSGITVKEIPGYASGCSFLIKKQVLEKIIGYDEELYMYHDDIDVSLKVRLAGYKIVLATKSIVYHKYEFSRSVRMFYFMERNRYLIMLIYYKWLTLLLLFPIMLVMDLGLLFFSVLNNTFYSKLKIYFYFLRPKTWKYIFERRKQVHKKRALSDGELFAKLVGRLDFMEINNPLLKWVGNPITDLYFKFMKFIIIW; encoded by the coding sequence ATGAAAAAGGTTGGTATTGTTTTAGTAAATTACAAAGATTATGTTAATCGGTATTTGGCTGAATGTCAGACCAGTATAGAGGGTCAAACCTATGACAGTCAATTTGTTAACGTTTATATAGTTGATAATGCAACAAGTCAGGAGTCTAGGCTCTTTATAAGTAAAGCCTATCCTACGGCAAAAATTTTACCTCGCTATGATGGTAATTACGCCGCCGCAAATAATGTGGGAATAAAGCAAGCTTTACTTGATGACTGTGAATATGTGGTCATTGCCAACATGGATACTAAGTTTGGTAAAGATTGGCTAAATGAATTAGTCAAAGCTGCTGAGAATGATAGTCAAATTGGAGTGGTACAGTCAAAAATATTTTTGTATCCAGAAACTGAAGCTGAATGGAAGCAGCCAAAGATCAACTCTGTAGGGAATAAATTGCATTATCTTGGATTTGGTTTTACTGATGGTTATGGAGAAGTTGATAGGCCTAATGATTCAGGAATTACTGTTAAGGAAATTCCTGGTTATGCCAGCGGTTGTTCATTTTTAATAAAAAAACAAGTTCTAGAAAAAATTATTGGTTATGACGAAGAACTATATATGTATCATGATGACATTGACGTCAGTTTAAAAGTTCGTTTGGCTGGTTATAAGATAGTTTTAGCGACCAAGTCGATAGTTTATCATAAATATGAATTTTCCCGCAGTGTTCGAATGTTCTACTTTATGGAACGCAATCGTTATTTAATAATGTTAATTTATTATAAGTGGTTGACCTTGTTATTACTTTTCCCTATAATGTTAGTTATGGATTTAGGCTTGTTGTTTTTCTCGGTGTTAAATAACACATTTTACAGTAAATTAAAGATTTATTTTTATTTTTTAAGGCCAAAAACCTGGAAATATATATTTGAACGTCGAAAACAAGTGCATAAAAAGAGAGCATTGTCAGATGGCGAATTGTTTGCTAAGCTGGTTGGGCGCTTGGATTTTATGGAGATTAATAATCCTTTGCTAAAATGGGTTGGAAATCCAATTACAGACCTATATTTCAAGTTTATGAAATTTATAATTATTTGGTAG
- a CDS encoding DUF2304 domain-containing protein has product MTLFQFLILIIIIVVVIKAVIRLLHKEMSSWLFILWLFFWGAVGVINFFPELLSWAAFVLGVGRGVDLLIYLGIVLLFYIVFKYNLRLQRYEKKLSRVVQQVAIEKAFKQVESKENEE; this is encoded by the coding sequence ATGACTTTATTTCAATTTTTAATATTAATAATAATTATTGTTGTTGTTATAAAGGCAGTAATTAGATTGTTGCACAAGGAAATGTCCAGTTGGCTGTTTATTCTTTGGCTATTTTTCTGGGGAGCAGTAGGAGTGATTAATTTCTTTCCGGAATTATTATCGTGGGCCGCTTTTGTTTTGGGTGTTGGTCGGGGAGTAGATTTACTTATATATTTAGGAATTGTTTTGTTGTTTTATATTGTTTTCAAATATAATTTACGACTGCAAAGGTACGAAAAAAAACTAAGTCGAGTGGTTCAGCAAGTTGCTATTGAAAAAGCATTTAAACAAGTTGAATCAAAGGAAAATGAAGAATAA
- a CDS encoding glycosyltransferase family 2 protein, with protein sequence MKSCIVIPAFNEGGRIKVVLTKLLQSGFKNVILVDDGSDDETLGTVKELPIIVAQHQINLGQGAALRTGTQIAMRLGFDVVVHFDADGQHRIEDIDTMLKVLENEDVDVVIGSRFLQHKSNLPLKKRIILWLAKIFSRKLLQLEFTDPQSGLRAFRTSIISKIDWQHDDFAHCSEILSLIAKNRLRFEEVPIKVEYSVATGNKSVKPQMRMGWRLLIAKLFNKL encoded by the coding sequence ATGAAAAGTTGTATCGTAATTCCTGCTTTTAATGAAGGAGGTAGAATTAAGGTTGTGCTGACGAAGTTGTTACAATCGGGATTTAAGAATGTAATTTTAGTTGATGATGGTAGTGATGATGAAACATTGGGAACAGTAAAAGAATTACCGATTATAGTAGCACAACATCAAATCAATTTAGGGCAAGGTGCTGCACTCAGAACTGGAACTCAGATTGCTATGCGTCTGGGTTTTGATGTAGTTGTTCATTTTGATGCTGATGGTCAACACCGAATTGAGGACATTGATACTATGCTCAAGGTTTTAGAGAACGAAGATGTGGACGTTGTTATTGGTTCTAGGTTTTTGCAACACAAATCTAACTTGCCATTAAAAAAACGAATTATTCTTTGGTTAGCCAAGATATTTAGTCGAAAGTTATTGCAATTAGAATTTACTGATCCACAAAGTGGTTTAAGGGCATTTAGAACTAGTATTATTTCAAAAATTGATTGGCAGCATGATGATTTTGCGCACTGTAGTGAAATTTTAAGTTTGATTGCAAAGAATAGATTAAGATTCGAAGAAGTCCCCATAAAAGTTGAATATTCTGTGGCAACTGGTAATAAATCAGTGAAACCACAAATGCGCATGGGGTGGAGGTTGTTAATTGCTAAATTGTTTAATAAATTATGA
- a CDS encoding NAD-dependent epimerase/dehydratase family protein, which yields MAQRKNVLVLGGAGFIGSHLCERLLSDANVICVDDFSTSGEGNINHLLRSPNFKFVNHDFTKGLDLENNKDLDQFEIKVFGIKEVYNFACPMSVKNFEKLKINTVLAQTTGLVNALELAVKYQAKFLQASSSVVYGDVKKGEFVKEDYRGVADMLSPLASYDEGKRYAETIVKTYQEAHNVDARIVRIFRTYGPKMLLNDDQMLPDFISNALENKDLVIFGDEKFETSLCFVSDVVEGCLKIMETPVLDPVNVGSTDVYRLVDVAKKIIELTSSKSKIVFKEEKEFMRELALPDITKVREELGWIPVVTLSDGLQKTVDYTRAHKDLLTFSTDI from the coding sequence ATGGCTCAAAGAAAAAATGTTCTTGTGTTAGGTGGCGCTGGTTTTATTGGTTCGCATTTGTGCGAAAGACTTTTATCAGATGCTAATGTGATTTGTGTTGATGATTTTAGCACAAGTGGTGAAGGTAATATTAATCATCTTTTACGCTCACCGAATTTTAAGTTTGTTAACCATGATTTTACAAAGGGCCTTGATTTGGAAAACAATAAAGACTTGGATCAGTTTGAGATCAAGGTTTTTGGAATCAAAGAAGTTTACAATTTTGCTTGTCCAATGTCTGTTAAGAATTTCGAAAAGCTAAAGATCAATACTGTTCTAGCTCAAACAACTGGATTGGTAAATGCTCTAGAGTTGGCAGTTAAATATCAAGCAAAGTTTTTGCAAGCATCTTCTTCAGTTGTTTATGGAGATGTAAAAAAAGGTGAATTTGTCAAGGAAGATTACAGAGGGGTAGCTGATATGTTGTCTCCATTGGCTAGTTACGATGAAGGTAAGCGTTATGCTGAGACCATTGTTAAAACCTATCAAGAGGCTCACAATGTTGATGCTCGGATTGTGCGAATTTTTAGGACCTATGGGCCTAAAATGTTATTAAATGATGATCAGATGCTACCAGATTTTATTTCTAATGCACTTGAAAATAAGGATTTAGTTATTTTTGGAGATGAAAAATTTGAAACATCTTTATGTTTTGTAAGTGATGTGGTTGAGGGCTGTCTAAAAATAATGGAAACACCGGTGCTTGATCCAGTTAATGTTGGTAGTACTGACGTTTACAGACTTGTAGATGTAGCAAAAAAGATAATTGAGCTTACCAGTTCAAAGTCTAAAATTGTATTTAAAGAAGAGAAAGAATTTATGCGTGAATTAGCATTACCTGATATCACCAAGGTTAGAGAAGAACTTGGTTGGATTCCAGTGGTTACTTTGAGCGATGGTTTACAAAAAACGGTTGACTACACACGTGCGCATAAGGATCTATTAACATTTAGTACAGATATATAG